ACCGTGACATAGTGCGTGTGCGATTCTCACCTGCCTTCTTATTTGGGTATTGCTCCCGGTTCTTGCAGGGTAATGGACCAGCTCAGAGAGGATAAATGCCCTGCCCCAGATCTCATTCCTCACAGGTGGTGAATGGGAGATTGACATCTGTCCTGAGAAGCAGTACAGCACACGCCATAGTCCAGGAACCCTGCAGCCTGCGCTTGGCTGCAGCTCCACCACCGGCTAGCTCTGTGTCCTTAGTGGGGTTGAGGTGAGAGTTAAGTGAGCTAATATGTAGGAGACACTTAGAAGAGTACCCAGCCCAAAGTAAGCACAGCACAGGTCAGCTGGTACGGCCTGAATTCCATGCCGTCATGCTGTGCTTCACTACCTCTGGGTCTTTTTAGAATAGGAAACAGACTGGCAGAGCCCTAAGGGACTTTGAAAGTGTCTGCTGCTTCAGTCAGAGAAGGAAGAGGCCTGGAGATAAGTAGAGACTGAATATGAGGTTCACAACAGGCTCTGACCTGCCATTCCCAGGTGACCTGCTGCTGGCCAGAGGCTCGGCCTCGAGGGTCTCACACCACTCACCTCTGGGTCACAGCCCCTCATACAAGCATCCTTGACTTGGGTCTAAGATCTCTGGATCATGTCTGTCTCAGAAGCCCTTTTCTGAGGATTTTCGTGTCAAAATCGAGTCCAGGGTTGTGTTCTGAGTCCTGTAAATCCATTCCCTCCGTCCAGCTCCATTACTGCTCCTCGCTGACCTTGCGTCCCCATTACTGAGCTCATCCTCCAGTGAGAAAAGAAATCCCGAGTGTGTGGGGTGAGCAAACCAGCCTAGCTGATTAAATAGCCACGCCGACAGGCAAGGGCGGCCAGGTGTAAGTGCCGTGAAGTGCAATCCAGCCTACAAGGCTCTTCCCCCACCTTCTCTACTATCAGGGCTCCACCTCCTTCATAGCCTTTCTTCTCGCCCTCACCAGAATCAGACGGTTCTCCCTCTACATTCGGGTTTCGTCCCCTTTGAGCCTCTGGCCTCTTCCTCCTCACTTCATCAGACAACTCCAGCAGTAGGCAAGGCTGAGTGCCAGAGCTGAGAGGTGAGAATCAGACAACTCCAGTGGCAGGCAAGGCTGACACCAGAGCTGAGAGGTGAGAATCAGACAACTCCAGCAGCAGGCAAAGCTGAGCACTGGAGCTGAGAGGTGAGAATCAGACAACTCCAGTGGCAGGCAAGGCTGACACCAGAGCTGAGAGGTGAGAATCAGACAACCCCAGTGCCAGGCACAGGCTAAGTATGTGCTAGGTGAGAGGAAAGAGCCTGCCCAGGGGTCTAGGGTTGTGAGAGGAAGCAGGTGAGGGAGCAGACAGCTCAGCCAGGTGCCCACTTGCTCCTAAGCATGGGCGACCCTGGGAGTGCTGGAAACTTCAGGCCTGCCAGGTGAGAGGTGGGAGGCTGCTGCTTGGAGCGGTTTGTGAGCTGGAGTTTAGAAGGAAGAGTGCAGAGTCCTGTGGGTAGAAAAGCACCATCACCGCCTGGAAGCATAGGGCCTGCAGGGAAGCCCTGGGAAGGGaggctagccctaaccctgactgTTTAAAATGAATCTGAATCCTGAAATGTGCCTGTGCGTGGAGTGAGGATTAATTAGGCTCCAAAGGGATACAAGTTTGCTGGCTTCACCAGGTGGAGTGCATTGGACAGCTCTGCCAAGTCCCAAAGCCAAGCCCGTGTTCACAGAGTCCCCACACGGCCGAGGCGGTGTCCGCCCCGTGTAAACCGAGTCCTCACACGGCCGAGGCGGTGTCCGCCCCGAGTAAACCGAGTCCTCACACGGCCGAGGCAGTGTCCGCCCCGTGTAAACGGAGTCCTCACCCGGCCGAGACGGTGTCCGCCCCGAGTAAACCGAGTCCTCACACGGCCGAGGCAGTGTCCGCCCCGTGTAAACGGAGTCCTCACCCAGCCGAGGCGGTGTCCGCCCCTTGTAAACCGAGTCCCCACACGGCCGAGGCGGTGTCCGCCCCGTGTAAACGGAGTCCTCACCCAGCCGAGGCGGTGTCCGCCCCTTGTAAACCGAGTCCCCACACGGCCGAGGCGGCGTCCGCCCCGTGTAAACCGAGTCCCCACACGGCCGAGGCGGCGTCCGCCCCGTGTAAACCGAGTCCCCACACGGCCGAGGCGGTGTCCGCCCCGTGTAAACGGAGTCCCCACACGGCCGAGGCGGTGTCCGCCCCTTGTAAACCGAGTCCCCACACGGCCGAGGCGGTGTCCGCCCCGTGTAAACCGAGTCCTCACACGGCCGAGGCGGTGTCCGCCCCGAGTAAACCGAGTCCTCACACGGCCGAGGCGGTGTCCGCCCCTTGTAAACCGAGTCCCCACACGGCCGAGGCGGTGTCCGCCCCGAGTAAACCGAGTCCTCACACGGCCGAGGCGGTGTCCGCCCCGAGTAAACCGAGTCCTCACACGGCCGAGGCGGTGTCCGCCCCTTGTAAACCGAGTCCCCACACGGCCGAGGCGGCGTCCGCCCAGTGTAAACCGAGTCCTCACACGGCCGAGGCGGTGTCCGCCCAGTGTAAACCGAGTCCTCACACGGCCGAGGCGGCGTCCGCCCCGAGTAAACCGAGTCCTCACACGGCCGAGGCGGTGTCCGCCCCAAGTAAACCGAGTCCTCACACGGCGAGGCGGCGTCCGCCCCGTGTAAACCGAGTCCTCACACGGCCGAGGCGGTGTCCGCCCCAAGTAAACCGAGTCCTCACACGGCGAGGCGGCGTCCGCCCGGTGTAAACCGAGTCCCCACACGGCCGAGGCGGCGTCCGCCCGGTGTAAACCGAGTCCTCACCCGGCCGAGGCGGTGTCCGCCCCTTGTAAACGGAGTCCCCACCCGGCCGAGGCGGTGTCCGCCCCTTGTAAACCGAGTCCTCACGCGGCCGAGGCGGTGTCCGCCCCTTGTAAACCGAGTCCTCACACGGCCGAGGCGGTGTCCGCCGCGTGTAAACCGAGTCCTCACACGGCCGAGGCGGTGTCCGCCCCGTGTAAACGGAGTCCCCACACGGCCGAGGCGGTGTCCGCCCCGTGTAAACCGAGTCCTCACACGGCCGAGGCGGTGTCCGCCCCGTGTAAACGGAGTCCCCACACGGCCGAGGCGGTGTCCGCCCGGTGTAAACCGAGTCCCCACACGGCCGAGGCGGCGTCCGCCCCGTGTAAACCGAGTCCTCACGCGGCCGAGGCGGTGTCCGCCCGGTGTAAACCGAGTCCTCACGCGGCCGAGGCGGTGTCCGCCCCGTGTAAACGGAGTCCCCACGCGGCCGAGGCGGTGTCCGCCCCGTGTAAACCGAGTCCTCACACGGCCGAGGCGGTGTCCGCCCCGTGTAAACGGAGTCCCCACACGGCCCAGGCGGCGTCCGCCCGGTGTAAACCGAGTCCTCACACGGCCGAGGCGGCGTCCGCCCCGTGTAAACGGAGTCCCCACACGGCCGAGGCGGTGTCCGCCCCGAGTAAACAGAGTCCTCACACGGCCGAGGCGGCGTCCGCCCCGTGTAAACGGAGTCCTCACACGGCCGAGGCGGTGTCCGCCCCGTGTAAACCGAGTCCCCACACGGCCGAGGCGGTGTCCGCCCCGTGTAAACGGAGTCCCCACACGGCCGAGGCGGTGTCCGCCCCAGGTAAACGGAGTCCCCACACGGCCGAGGCGGTGTCCGCCCCGAGTAAACCGAGTCCTCACACGGCCGAGGCGGTGTCCGCCCCGTGTAAACGGAGTCCCCACCCGGCCGAGGCGGTGTCCGCCCCTTGTAAACCGAGTCCTCACGCGGCCGAGGCGGTGTCCGCCCCGAGTAAACCGAGTCCCCACACGGCCGAGGCGGTGTCCGCCCCGTGTAAACGGAGTCCTCACACGGCCGAGGCGGTGTCCGCCCGGTGTAAACCGAGTCCTCACACGGCCGAGGCGGTGTCCGCCCCGTGTAAACCGAGTCCTCACGCGGCCGAGGCGGTGTCCGCCCCGTGTAAACGGAGTCCCCACACGGCCGAGGCGGTGTCCGCCCCGTGTAAACCGAGTCCTCACACGGCCGAGGCGGTGTCCGCCCCGTGTAAACGGAGTCCCCACACGGCCGAGGCGGTGTCCGCCCGGTGTAAACCGAGTCCTCACACGGCCGAGGCGGCGTCCGCCCCGTGTAAACGGAGTCCCCACACGGCCGAGGCGGTGTCCGCCCCGAGTAAACCGAGTCCCCACACGGCCGAGGCGGCGTCCGCCCCGTGTAAACGGAGTCCTCACACGGCCGAGGCGGTGTCCGCCGCGTGTAAACCGAGTCCTCGCACGGCCGAGGCGGTGTCCGCCCCGTGTACACGGAGTCCCCACACGGCCGAGGCGGTGTCCGCCCCGAGTAAACCGAGTCCTCACACGGCCGAGGCGGTGTCCGCCCCGAGTAAACCGAGTCCCCACACGGCCGAGGCGGTGTCCGCCCCGAGTAAACCGAGTCCCCACACGGCCGAGGCGGTGTCCGCCCCTTGTAAACCGAGTCGCCACACGGCCGAGGCGGTGTCTGCCCCTTGTAAACCGAGTCGCCACACGGCCGAGGCGGTGTCCGCCCCGAGTAAACCGAGTCCTCACACGGCCGAGGCGGTGTCCGCCCCGAGTAAACCGAGTCCTCACACGGCCGAGGCGGTGTCCGCCCCGTGTAAACCGAGTCCTCACACGGCCGAGGCGGCGTCCGCCCAGTGTAAACCGAGTCCTCACACGGCCGAGGCGGCGTCCACCCCGTGTAAACGGAGTCCTCACACGGCTTAGGCGGCGTCCGCCCCGTGTAAACGGAGTCCTCACAGGGCCGAGGCGGTGTCCGCCCCGAGTAAACCGAGTCCTCACACGGCCGAGGCGGTGTCCGCCCCGTGTAAACCGAGTCCTCACACGGCCGAGGCGGCGTCCACCCCGTGTAAACGGAGTCCTCACACGGCTTAGGCGGCGTCCGCCCCGTGTAAACGGAGTCCTCACAGGGCCGAGGCGGTGTCCGCCCCGAGTAAACCGAGTCCTCACACGGCCGAGGCGGTGTCCGCCCCGAGTAAACCGAGTCCTCACACGGCCGAGGCGGTGTCCGCCCAGTGTAAACCGAGTCCTCACACGGCCGAGGCGGCGTCCGCCCAGTGTAAACCGAGTCCTCACACGGCCGAGGCGGCGTCCACCCCGTGTAAACGGAGTCCTCACACGGCTTAGGCGGCGTCCGCCCCGTGTAAACGGAGTCCTCACAGGGCCGAGGCGGTGTCCGCCCCGAGTAAACCGAGTCCTCACACGGCCGAGGCGGTGTCCGCCCCGTGTAAACCGAGTCCTCACACGGCCGAGGCAGCGTCCGCCCGGTGTAAACCGAGTCCTCACACGGCCGAGGCGGCGTCCGCCCGGTGTAAACCGAGTCCTCACACGGCCGAGGCGGTGTCCGCCCCGTGTAAACTCAGTCCTCACACGGCGGAGGCGGTGTCTGCCCTAGAGGCAGAATCGATGTTCACATGCTTGTTGCAATTACATCTCCAGGCTGATGGCTACTGGTACAATAATATTTCATATTGTTTTTGAGTATGTCATAGTGTATGGAAATAATCAAATGTCAAATCCACTTTTTCTGTCACCTCTGAGAGGAAAATAATCAACATACATCAAAATTCCCAGTCTTTATTTCTCTGCTTAGTTCTGCCACCAGCTGCCCACAAAGCACTTCAtcccctgaccctaaccacccagagcAGTGAGGTCAGCACTCACAGGGTTTACCCCACTTCGGGGTCAGCCTGAGACCTCAGATGCCAGACACAAGCTTCCCACTGCGCCACAAGCTTAAAAAGAAAACCACTGCCTTAGGGGTCCACAAAACACCCtgacttctgacctgctggctagtCACTTGGGAGTTCCCTCTACTACCCAAAGACACCATCCGTAAGCTTGGGGGTTCCCAGCCccttcacttctgacctgctggctcccacttcTCCCTGGGCTCGGCAGCTCACTTGCATGACTCAGAGCTCACAGAAAATGCTGTATTTATAATTACGGTTTTATCGTaggagaaaggaaacaaatgaagAGCCGCACAGGGGAAGGTCTCGGAGTGTTCCCaatgtggagcttccatgtcccaaaggaAGTGCTCCCTTCCCCACGCATcagtgtctttcaccaaccaggaagcccctgGAGCTTCCGTGTCCCAAAGGAGGTGCTCCCTTCCCCATGCATcagtgtctttcaccaaccaggaagcccctgGAGCTTCCGTGTCCAGGGCGTTTACGGGGATCCTCATTACGTTATGCAAACCCCATCCCCTCTCCCCTGAGGTCGGTTGATATCATGAGGTGATCACGAGATGGGTTTGTCTGGTCATGTCATCACGAGGTGGGGCTCTCCAGCCTGGCCAGCCCCCCACCCAGAGCCACCCTTCTGGCATAACCTGTCAGGCCTAGAAATCTTGTCAAGGGCACTTACACCATTATagaaattccaaggttttaggGATTATTATCTCAGGAATCAAGGGCAAAGACCATATTCATTGGGTACGTTTAAACCCTAAACCCCACAGGCATAATCTTGCTGTATTAGCTTTCAAAAGTAGAACGGAGgaagaaaaatgggagaaaaaatgtgCTACTTGCAAGTGTAATCTCTGAAGCAACTGCGATACTCTTTAGGACTGTCGCTAGGCGGCAGCAAAGTTGAGGACATTTATCCGGCTGCAGCAGTGGACATTTTCCTGGGtgatccctggagaaggggagagtaggtcctgtgtgtatgcgtgtatgcatgtgtgttatgtgtgtgtgtgtgcatgtgtgcatgtgtgtgcctgtgtgtgtgcgtgtgtcagGCGGGGGGGCGGAATGAAGCTGTGGAAGGGGGTCAGTAACTGTGCAAGGTGCGTTACGGTACTGCCTGAAAAAAACAGgcatctctccttcccttcccttttagttgcttgttgccaccaagtcagttccaaatcatgcCGACTGTCTTCATTTGGGTTCtaaaagagagagatttactttgaGAAAATGACTCAGATAATTACGGGGCTGGCAAGTTGCAGTCGGTGGGTCAGGCAACACGCTGGAGACCTCTGCTGCTCGTGGGTCACAGGgtctggtgaatccaagatctgcaggtcaggcagcaggccggAGATTCCTGTGGGTTAACACCCCAAGAACTAGAAgtcaggcaatgagaagagtgcagggtcgaGAGAGAACATCCACTGATACACTGGTGGCAGgacacactcccaaggaaacgccctttcaactgattggctgatcaggTCAGAACACATCATGGAATGTGGTTACATTATTTTACATGATGGAAGAACTCTCAGTCCAGTctctaccaaaccactgagaaccatggcctagccaagttgacacataaccatcacagcgaccttaagtacaacagaatgaaacgtttcctggtcctgcactgtgttcatgatcattactatgtttgactCGATCgtaaccactgtgtattttgagtgccttccaacctacagGGCTGTTCTTCCAACTctataccaaaaatcaaacctgttgccatcgagtcaattccaactcagactgaccctacaggacagggtagaactgcgccatagggtatctaaggagcagctggtggatttgaactgccaacattttggttaatggCCACGCTCTCAAAGAGTgctatattgaacaatattatgttgtaatccatagggcgttggttggctaattttcagaagtagatttccaggcctttcttcctagtctgtcttactctgctgaaacctgtccaccatgggtgaccctgctggtattggcaATATCCATGGtgcagcttccagcatcccagcaacacacaaaccaccacagtatgacagattgacagacaggtggtggcacttttctttccctccctgtCAGTAAGGGGCGCACTTTCTCGAGCCAGGCCTGGACGGGAGAGGAAGGTGGCACCCTGGGACAAAGAGGTACCTACTGGAGTGTGAACTCCTTGCAGACAGACCCTGGCTTCCATGTTCTCGTATGCCTGGGCGCATGTGGACTTCCATAAGTCTGTGTTAGATAGAAGGAAACAAAGGAAGGAGCAGGAATCAGCATGTTTGATGGAGTACTAGGAAAACAGGAAAGCCGGCAGCTCCCCTAAAAAAAGCTACACCCACTGGAACAGTTGGTCGAAAAATCCAGATGGAGCATCTTAGCTCAATGGGCGTGAATGAGGGAAATCAGCTCTGAAGGCTGAGATTTCCCAAGACTTGGAATAAAGTACAGCCAGACCCACCTGTAGGCTGAACGCTTAGGGCAGGATAGCTAAACGAGGCACAACTCGTAAAATGCTCAGCCCCAaagcataaaaaaaccaaacccattgctgttgagtctattctgacgcatggcaaccccatgtgacagagtagacccgCCCCACaggggttcctaggctgtaacctttacaggagcagatcaccaggtcttgatGGATTCACTGGGTGAGCCGAATTACCGTGCTttcgttagtagccaagtgcttaaccactatgcaaacaGGATACTTTTTTTTAGGCTTagcccaaccaaaaaccaaaccaaacccactgctgtcgagttgattctgactcatagtgaacctataggacagagtggaactgccctgtagggtttcgaaggagccgctggtggattcaaactgccaaccctttggttagcagccaaatgcttaaccactgcaccaccagggctccgtgcttagcccaaaaccaaaaaaaaaaaaaaaagccaaacctgttgtggttgagtcagagctaactcagagcaacccctGCAGCCCAGGACCTGGCAAATGGTAAAAAGTCAGTAAACGTccagtgctgttgttgttattgattacTGTGCTGTGGTATATTGCATTTTCAGTTCTACTTCGTTGATGTAACTTTAGGGGAGGGCTAGGGGTGGGTTAACCCGTGAACACGTTCAGTTCCACGTCATTGATGTAACTTTAGGGGAGGGCTAGGGGTGGGTTAACCCGTGAACACGTTCAGTTCCACGTCATTGATGTAACTTTAGGGGAGGGCTAGGGGTGGGTTAACCCGTGAACACGTTCAGTTCCACTTCGTTGATGTAAGTTTAGGGGAGGGCTGGG
Above is a window of Loxodonta africana isolate mLoxAfr1 chromosome 2, mLoxAfr1.hap2, whole genome shotgun sequence DNA encoding:
- the LOC135230419 gene encoding uncharacterized protein LOC135230419, coding for MWVLSPPSPVTLNKEAAAVYYARHAKPSPHTAEAVSAPCKPSPHTAEAVSAPSKPSPHTAEAVSAPCKRSPHPAETVSAPSKPSPHTAEAVSAPCKRSPHPAEAVSAPCKPSPHTAEAVSAPCKRSPHPAEAVSAPCKPSPHTAEAASAPCKPSPHTAEAASAPCKPSPHTAEAVSAPCKRSPHTAEAVSAPCKPSPHTAEAVSAPCKPSPHTAEAVSAPSKPSPHTAEAVSAPCKPSPHTAEAVSAPSKPSPHTAEAVSAPSKPSPHTAEAVSAPCKPSPHTAEAASAQCKPSPHTAEAVSAQCKPSPHTAEAASAPSKPSPHTAEAVSAPSKPSPHTARRRPPRAASARCKPSPHTAEAASARCKPSPHPAEAVSAPCKRSPHPAEAVSAPCKPSPHAAEAVSAPCKPSPHTAEAVSAACKPSPHTAEAVSAPCKRSPHTAEAVSAPCKPSPHTAEAVSAPCKRSPHTAEAVSARCKPSPHTAEAASAPCKPSPHAAEAVSARCKPSPHAAEAVSAPCKRSPHAAEAVSAPCKPSPHTAEAVSAPCKRSPHTAQAASARCKPSPHTAEAASAPCKRSPHTAEAVSAPSKQSPHTAEAASAPCKRSPHTAEAVSAPCKPSPHTAEAVSAPCKRSPHTAEAVSAPGKRSPHTAEAVSAPSKPSPHTAEAVSAPCKRSPHPAEAVSAPCKPSPHAAEAVSAPSKPSPHTAEAVSAPCKRSPHTAEAVSARCKPSPHTAEAVSAPCKPSPHAAEAVSAPCKRSPHTAEAVSAPCKPSPHTAEAVSAPCKRSPHTAEAVSARCKPSPHTAEAASAPCKRSPHTAEAVSAPSKPSPHTAEAASAPCKRSPHTAEAVSAACKPSPRTAEAVSAPCTRSPHTAEAVSAPSKPSPHTAEAVSAPSKPSPHTAEAVSAPSKPSPHTAEAVSAPCKPSRHTAEAVSAPCKPSRHTAEAVSAPSKPSPHTAEAVSAPSKPSPHTAEAVSAPCKPSPHTAEAASAQCKPSPHTAEAASTPCKRSPHTAASAPCKRSPHRAEAVSAPSKPSPHTAEAVSAPSKPSPHTAEAVSAQCKPSPHTAEAASAQCKPSPHTAEAASTPCKRSPHTA